The following DNA comes from Candidatus Caccoplasma merdavium.
CAGGTCGACTATGGTATCGCTTGTATTCCAGCCGGCCAACATCATTCGGTCGAAATGGCTGTACTCGTCCTTGTTACACCGCATGAGAAAAAGCAATATAATCACTCCCACACAGCAGGAGAAAATCAGCAGGACATTCTTTATGCCTCGCAAAATCCGTTTAATCAGAGTACAAATTGAAATACGCATTATTCTTTTGGTTTATCATTCCGTTCTCGCCTATTGTTTCAAACACGCTCTTGGCTTTTTCATATTTATCCCGGGACAAAGGTTGCCTTTCGATTCGCCATTTGCCGTCTTCATATTCGGTAGCCGTGTACAAGCCGTCCCGATAGAAAGTTTCCAATACTTGGTTGGCCAGGCCCCGCATAGTACTATCCCTGTGCTGTATACCTATTTCCCTCCCAATAATATTATTCAGCAAATCGGCTGTTTGGTCGGCTTCGGCCAAATTGTCAAATTCCATTTTCTGCAAATCGGCCATCGGATTCCTCTCATGGGCGGCACCGACCTTCCATGCTGTTAAGGGGCCATACTTGGAGGTGATTTTCGCCTGCCACAAAGCATGCCGAAATGCCCCACGTTCACTCCCTCCATCAAGAGGATTATCAGATATACTATATTTATTTCTCTCTAAACCTCCATTTATGGCAAATTTACCTGCCCTCGTGGAAAGATTGTTAGAATTTTCTCTATATGCACCTATATTAAAAGCCGCTATAGGGTGTTGCATAATAAAAAATGCCTCTTTTACCTCCGGGCGCAATCGTGAATTATATATACTTCTCTCCACCACGGATATCCCCTCCGGTACAGGTGTTCCTCCGGCAGGAGGAAATTGTTTTATCAACCTATGACTTTCTCTCAAATGATTGGGTCGCCCTATCATATCGGGAAGAGAATCGGGCATATTTCCCATTTCGGAATAACCCGAATCCATTGCCGGCATATCCGTTTGCCGCAAAGTATCACCGCGCAAAGGAATATTCGTCATAGGGAAATAATTTGAATCTCCTGTCGGAAGTGAAAAATCGGTATTTTCATACGGGAGTTCTGCTTCTTTCACCATGTCTTCCGATCCCTTCCCGCCTACGTCCCAAATACTATATCCCCACCGTATGGGATACTGGCTGTTTTGGAGAACTTGTGTATGTAATACATTGCGATACATGGGAGAAAATCGACTACTTTGCAACGAGGAGTCCAAATCTCTGTCAGGCCCCTTTTGCAAAGATAGCATTTTTCCCGAATCATCATCTGTCACGGGGTTATATACATGAAATTCATCTCTCTTTTTTTCATTTTCATTGTACCATAACGATGAAAAAGCATTTTTGTCGGAATATAAATCGGCCATAAATTTTATTTTTGAATTATTTCTGGCAAAAATATCTCCGTAAGCCATCTTTCCCATGTGATATTTATACAAAACAAATCATCATCTGGCCCGGGATAGATTTCCAACACCCAAGCTGCTGTTCACGCCCTATATCGGTTTCGTTTTCGGAGAGAATTATTTTCTTTCGATTATCTTCTTGCACAACTCGCAAAAAAGATGTTACTTTGCAGCCACGATATGTGGATGGATTTGGCTGCTTGCAACCACACTAAAAAACTGCTAAAACGGTAATTACCCCCGCCCCGACCCTACGGCCGGAAAACCGCCCCGCATTTTTCTCCCCCTCCATCTCTTATCGGAAGTTATTTTTTTAACCGACAAAAACGATAAGAAATGAACTATCTCTTCACCTCCGAATCGGTATCGGAAGGGCACCCCGACAAGGTGGCCGACCAAATCTCCGACGCCATTCTCGACGAATTCCTCGCCTACGACCCCCAATCGAAGGTCGCCTGCGAAACGCTGGTAACCACCGGACAGGTGGTCCTCGCCGGCGAAGTGAAATCACAAGCCTACATCGACCTGCACGAGGTGGCCCGCCGGGTCATCAACCGCATCGGCTACACCCGCAGCGAATACAAGTTCGACGGCGACTCCTGCGGCGTGTTCTCGGCCATACACGAACAGTCGGCCGACATCAACCGCGGCGTGGAACGCGCCGAAGCCATGAACCAGGGCGCCGGCGACCAGGGCATGGTGTTCGGCTACGCCTGCAACGAGACCGACAACTACATGCCGCTCGCCCTCGACCTCTCGCACCTGCTGCTGCGCGAACTGGCCCTCTTGCGCCGCGAGAAAAACGAGATGCCCTACCTGCGCCCCGACGCCAAGTCGCAGGTAACGGTGGAGTATGACGAGCAACACCGCCCGGTGCGCATACACACCATCGTCATCTCGACCCAGCACGACGAGTTTATCGCCCCCACCGACAACACTCCCGAAGCCCAGGCCCAGGCCGACCGCAAGATGCTCGACCGCATCGCCGACGACGTGCGCCGCACGCTGCTGCCCCGCGTCATCGCCCAACTGCCCGAGCGTGTGCAACGGCTCTTCGACGACCGGCTTATCCTGCACGTCAACCCCACCGGCAAATTCGTCATCGGCGGCCCCCACGGCGACACCGGTCTCACCGGCCGCAAAATCATCGTCGACACCTACGGGGGCAAGGGAGCCCACGGCGGCGGAGCCTTCTCGGGCAAAGACCCCTCGAAGGTTGACCGTTCGGCCGCCTACGCCGCCCGCCACATGGCCAAGAACATGGTCGCCGCCGGCATTGCCGACGAGGTGCTGATACAGGTATCCTACGCCATCGGTGTGGCCCAGCCCGTGAGCCTCTTTGTCAACACCTACGGCACGTCGCACGTCGCCCTGAGCGATGCCGAGATTGCCTGCGAAATAGGCAAAATCTTCGACCTGCGCCCCAAAGCCATCGAAGAACGGCTCAAACTGCGCAACCCCATCTACGAAGAGACGGCCGCCTACGGCCACATGGGACGCCAGCCCCGCACGGTGCACAAGACCTTCACCTCGCGCTACGAGAAACCCGTAGAGACAGACGTGGAACTCTTCACCTGGGAAAAACTCGACTATGTCGACACCCTGAAAAAAGCCTTTTCCTTATAATCAATCATACGCATCACCATGAACGATAAACCCCTTTTCAACCCCGAAACCCTCTGCGTACAAGGAGGGTGGAACCCCAAGAACGGGGAACCCCGCGTACTGCCCATTTACCAAAGTACGACATTCCGCTACTCGACCAGCGAACAGATGGCCCGCCTCTTCGACCTCGAAGAGAACGGCTATTTCTATACCCGACTGCAAAATCCCACCAACGATGCCGTCGCCAAGAAAATCGCCGCCCTCGAAGGGGGCGTGGGCGCCATTCTCACCTCATCGGGACAGGCGGCCAACTTCTTCGCCATCTTCAACATCTGCGAGGCCGGCGACCACTTTGTCTGCTCCTCGACCATCTACGGCGGCACGTTCAACCTCTACGGCGTCACCTTGAAGAAACTCGGCATCGACGTCACCTTCATCGAGCCCGACGACGACGAAGCCACCATCGAAGCGGCTTTCCGCCCCAACACCAAGGCGCTCTTCGGCGAGACCCTCTCCAACCCCGGCATGCAGGTACTCGACATCGAGAAATTCGCCCGCATCGCCCATCGCCACGGCGTGCCCCTCATCGTCGACAACACCTTTGCCACCCCCATCAACTGCCGTCCCTTTGAATGGGGCGCCGACATCGTGACCCACTCCACCACCAAATACATGGACGGCCACGCCACCTGCGTGGGCGGTGCCATCGTCGACAGCGGCAATTTCGACTGGGAAGCACACGCCGACAAGTTCCCCGGCCTCACCCGTCCCGACGAGTCGTACCACGGGCTGACCTATACCAAAGCCTTCGGCAAGATGGCCTACATCACCAAAGCCACCGCCCAACTCATGCGCGACCTCGGCTCGACCCAGTCGCCCCAAAACGCCTTCCTGCTCAACCTCGGACTCGAAACCCTGCACCTGCGCATGGCCCGTCACTGCGAAAACGCCCAGAAAGTGGCCGAGTTCCTGCGAGACTGTCCGCAAGTGGCATGGATACACTACCCGGGACTGCCCGGCGACAAATACCATGCCCTCGCACAGAAATACATGCCCCACGGCACCTGCGGCGTCATTGCCTTCGGCTTGAAAGGCTCGCGCCAGGAGGCCATCGAATTCATGGACCGTCTGAAACTCGCCGCCATCGTCACCCATGTGGCCGACGCCCGCACCTGCGTGCTGCACCCCGCCAGCCACACCCATCGCCAGCTGAGCGACGAACAACTCATCGAGGCCGGCGTTGCCCCCGACCTGATACGCCTCTCGGTAGGCATCGAGAATGCCGACGACATCATCGCCGACCTGCACCAAGCCATCAACGGGTAAAAGGCCCGATGACAATACCTGTCAAAGAATCTCGGATAAGGTGTTCGTGACCGGTCAAACAAGAGCGGAGAGAATTGAAAATTTCTCCGCTCTTGTTTTTTTCAGTCATCAATCCCGGCAGCCGAACGTCCGGATACTATGGAGGAACGACAAAAAAGCGACGAGATGGGGATTGTTTGCGATATTTTCAGTACATTTGTCGAAATGGGGTCGCAACGGCCACATTTGATTTTCAAACAGGACACACGATGAAACTTTCTGCTTACAGCATATTCGCACTCGTCATTCTATGCCTCACGGCCTGCGGGGGAGGAAACGACAAAGAGCAATTCACGATTACGGCCGAACTCGACGTGCCCGACCAGAGCTATCTCTACTTCTGGCAGGAGGAACACAAGAAAGGCATCTCGGTCGACTCGGTTATCACCGAAGAGGGAAAAGCCGTGTTCAAGGGAACCTGCGACCAGTTGGCCCACATCGAGGTATTTACCGAGGCCGGCGAACGGGTTGTCTCGTTCTATGCCGCCAAGGGGAACAAAATAAAACTCAAAGGCAGCATCGCCGCTCCCTACGAAATCGCATTCTCGGGAACGCCCGAAATAGAGGAGGTCGGGAGGTTCCGCAACGAAAACAGCCGTCTCCTGCAACAACTGCACGAAGGCGAAGCCTCTTTTTATGCCCACCTCGGCGACACCGCCCGGGAAAAACAACTCTCACTCTGCCTCGACACCCTCCACACACGGGTCATCGACTTTGCCCGTTCACACCCCGCCTCCTACGCCTCGACCGTGCTCATCTATGACTACCTGCTCGCGCCCGGAACCGTAAAGGTCGCCGACTCGCTGTTGCGCAGCCTGGCTCCCGAAGCCAAGCCCGTGTCGCTGCTCGCCAAAGCCGAACTCTTCATTGCCGACACCCAGAAAAATCCCGTCGGGAAGATGCTTCCCTACATGACTTTCCGCACCCCCGACGACAGTGTCATCAACACGGGAGGTTTCCGCCGCCGCACCACGCTCTTCACCGTATGGGCCTCGTACGACTCGTTGTCGCGCCGGCAAATGCAGGTCGTGCGTAAACTGCGGGAGAAACATTCCCGCTACTACCTCAACATCGTAAGCGTCGCCCTCGACAGCGACGAAAGTGCCTGGCGCGAAGTGCTGCGCAGCGACACGCTCACCGGCTGGCCCCAATGTATCCTCAAAGAGGGGTGGAACGCCACCCAGGTCGAGAACCTCGGCATACAGATGCTGCCGGCGACTTTTGTCATCAACGGCAACGGCCGCATCGTAGCCAAGAACCTCTATGACGACGCCCTCATCGAGGCGGTCGACAAAAGTGTCGAAGAGGTGGGTGAAGACAAAATGCTCGACCAAATGGCCCCGTCGCGGAAACGACGGAGATAACCATCGCGCGACAGCCGACTGGCGGCCGACCGCGATTTTCCCGCACCTGAGCACGTTTCGGGGAAAGGCTCCCAAAAATCGCACAGGAGCAGCCATCACCCGGGCAAGACCGGAAAAAAGAGAAACAAACATTCGATAACCGTCAACAAAAAAACGAGATGTTGGTCAAAGTATTCGGAGCAGCCATGCAGGGCATCGACGCCCTCACCGTCACCATCGAGGTGAACTGTTCGCAAGGCATTCACTTCTACATGGTGGGGCTGGCCGACACGGCCGTGAAAGAGAGCCACGAACGCATACGCTCGGCCCTGCAACACAACGGCTACAAATTCCCGCACCGGCAACTCATCATCAATCTCGCCCCGGCCGACCTGCGCAAAGAGGGGTCGGCCTATGACCTGCCGCTGGCCATCGGCATACTGGCCGCCGCCGAAGAGATTTCGGCCGATAAACTCGGCCGCTACATGATTATGGGCGAACTCTCGCTCGACGGCTCGATACTCCCCATACGCGGCGCCCTGCCCATTGCCATACTGGCGAGGGCACAAGGTTTCGAGGGGCTCATCGTGCCCCGCGCCAATGTGAGGGAGGCCGCCGTCGTCGACCGGCTCCACGTCTATGGGGTCGATAACATCAAAGAGGTGGTCGACTTCTTCAACGGCGACCGGGAACTGACCCCCACCGTCATCGACACCCGTGCCGAATTTTTCGCCGCCCAAAACAACTTCGACCTCGACTTTGCCGACGTGAAAGGGCAGGAAAACGTAAAACGCGCTTTCGAAGTGGCTGCCGCCGGCGGTCACAACCTCATCATGATAGGCCCGCCGGGTGCCGGAAAATCGATGATGGCCAAACGCATCGCCTCGATACTGCCGCCGCTCACCCTGCACGAAGCTCTCGAAACCACCAAGATACACTCCGTCGCCGGCAAGATGGAGCGCAACAGCTCGCTCCTCACCCAACGTCCGTTCCGCGCCCCGCATCATACCATATCGAGCGTGGCCCTCGTGGGCGGAGGCACGTTCCCGCAACCGGGCGAAATATCTCTGGCTCACAACGGAGTGCTCTTCCTCGACGAGTTGCCCGAGTTCTCCCGCCAGGTACTCGAAGTGATGCGCCAGCCGCTCGAAGACCGCAAAATCACCATCGCCCGCGCCAAGTACACCATCGAATACCCGGCCAGCGTGATGCTCGTGGCCTCGATGAACCCCTGCCCCTGCGGCTACTACAACCACCCCGAAAAGAAATGCATCTGCCCGCCGGGTGCGGTGCAACGCTACCTCAACCGCATCTCGGGCCCGCTGCTCGACCGCATCGACATACAGGTGGAGATTGTTCCCGTCCCGTTTGAGAAACTCTCCGACAGCCGGCAGGGCGAACCCAGCGCCGCCATTCGCCAACGGGTAATCCGCGCCCGGGAGATACAGAGTGAACGCTTCAAGGAGATTCCCGGCATCTACTGCAATGCCCAGATGAACAGCCGCCTGCTCAACACGTTTGCCCGCCCCGACGAGGCCGGTCTCGCCCTGTTGCGAACGGCCATGACTCGCCTCAGCCTCTCGGCCCGCGCCTACGACCGCATACTCAAAGTCGCCCGCACCATCGCCGACCTGGCCGGCAGCGAAAACATTCTCGCCGAACACATTGCCGAGGCCATCAACTACCGCAACCTCGACCGGGAAAACTGGGCGGGATAATCTCGTCGACCCCCATCGACGCAACCGGGCTTCACAACGTTTCGGAACATTTCCAGCGCTTAAAATTCGTATTTCGCGAGGAATTTCATACCTTTGAAAAAGGTGCATGGCAATTACACCCGACGGAGAAGCCGAAAATCCGGGAAAAGAGTAGGAAAACCATTTTAACCCGAAGAATTATGTATTGGTATTTAAAATGTTGGAAACAATACGTTGATTTCCAAGGGCGGGCACGCCGCAAAGAATATTGGATATTTACCTTGATCAATTTCATTATCTACCTGCTCCTCTATATCCTGGCATTCTCCATGATGTTTGATTCCTCAGACATACTTTTTCTCTTGGCCTCCATTATCTTTTTCTTATATACCGTGGCCACAATTCTTCCCAGCATTGCCGTAACGGTGCGTCGGCTACACGACACGGGAAGAAGCGGGTGGTGGTATCTCCTCAACTTCATTCCTCTTGTCGGGTCGATATGCCTTCTCGTGCTGCTCTGTCTCGACAGCGAACCCGGAGAGAACCAATGGGGTGAAAATCCGAAAGGCATAGAGATAGAAAAGAGTGCATAACCCCCTAAAAATTTTATACCCCCGAAGTTTCATAAAACGAAAAGCGGCGGTGCGACCCTGCAAAGAGAGGGCACACCGCCGTTTTTGTATCAACGGCTCATATCAACTGATGAGACTGAAATCGATTTTGCGACGGAAGAGCTTTTCGAGCTGGCGGGAGAGCACGCCGTTCTCGGGCTTCGCCAAGTCGGGGTCGGCATCGAGCACTTCGCCGGCAATCTCGCGGGCGAGTTGCAAAATCTGTCCGTCCTTGGCGAGGTTGGCGATGCGCAGGTCAAAGGCAATGCCGCTCTGCTGCGTTCCCTCCATGTCGCCGGGACCGCGCAACTGCAAGTCGGCCTCGGCAATTTCAAAGCCGTCGTTGGTGCGGGTCATGATTTCGATGCGCTTGCGGGTATCGTCGGAGAGTTTGTGCGACGTCACCAGCACGCAATAAGACTGGTCGGCGCCGCGTCCCACACGTCCGCGCAACTGGTGTAGCTGGGAGAGGCCAAACCGCTCGGCATTCTCGATGACCATGACCGTGGCGTTGGGCACATTCACCCCCACCTCTATCACCGTGGTGGCCACCATAATCTGCGCCTCGCCCGAGACAAACCGCTGCATCTCGGCCTCTTTCTCGGCCGGCTTCATCTTGCCATGCACCATGCAGACGGTATATTGCGGGAAGACCTCCTTTACCTGACGGAAACCCTCTTCGAGATTTTTCAGGTCGATTTTCTCACTCTCCTGTATCAACGGGTAGACAATATAGACCTGCCGGCCCTGCTCGACCTGCCGGCCTATCGACTCATAGAGCTCGGCGCGCCGGTTGTCGTAGCGATGTATCGTCGTGACGGGCTTGCGGCCGGGCGGCAACTCGTCGATGACCGAGACATCGAGGTCGCCGTAGACCGTCATGGCCAGCGTGCGGGGAATGGGCGTCGCCGTCATCACAAGGATATGGGGCGGACAGGAGTTTTTGCGCCACAGGCGGGAGCGCTGTTCGACGCCGAAGCGGTGCTGTTCGTCGATGACGACAAATCCCAGGTTATTGAAGACCACCGTATCTTCGAGCAAAGCATGGGTACCGACAAGGATTTTCACCTCGCCCGAAAGCAGCCCTCGATGTATCTCGTCGCGCTGTTTCTTGCGGGTCGAACCGGTAAGCAACTCGATGCGCACGCCGATGGGAGCGAGCAGCGCGCTCAACGTCTCATAATGTTGCGTGGCGAGAATCTCGGTAGGCGCCATCATGCAGGCTTGGTAACCGTTGTCGACGGCCATGAGCATCGACATGAGGGCGACAAGGGTCTTGCCGCTGCCCACGTCGCCCTGCAAGAGGCGGTTCATCTGGCGACCGCTGCCCACATCGGCGCGAATCTCTTTGAGCACCCGTTTCTGGGCACCGGTGAGGTCAAAGGGCAAACACTCCCGATAGAAGCGGTTGAAGTTCTCGCCGATGGTGGTAAAGGGGAATCCGCCCAACCGGCGCATACGCTGGCGGGTATAGCGCAGGATATTGAGTTGCAGATAGAAAAGTTCCTCGAATTTGAGGCGGAACTGGGCTCTTCGCAACTCGTCGGGCGAGGTGGGAAAATGTATGTTGTAAAGCGCATCGCTGAGATACATGACATGGGAGCGGGCAATGACCGCCGCCGGAAGGGTCTCGGGCAGGGAACGGGGTATGGCCTTCCACAGCGTGGCGATGATTTTCTGCACGGCCTTGGAGTTGAGGAAGTGCGACTTCATCTTTTCGGTGGTGGAATAATAGGGTTGCAACCCCGAATTGCCGTCGATGTCGGCATCGACGGAGTCGATTTCGGGGTGGGCGATGTTGATGCGATTGCCAAAGAGGGTGGGTCGGCCGAAGAGCGTATATTCCACCCCGGGCTTATAACGGTCCTGCACATACTTGATTCCCTTGAACCACACCAGCTCTATCGTGCCGGTACCATCGGCAAAGAGGGCGGTGAGCCGGCGTTTGTAACCCTCGCCCTGTGTCTCATAACCCACAATCTTTCCCCGCAGCTGGATATAGGGCATCGTACCGTTGATTTCGCGTATGGTGTAGGTGCGTGAGCGGTCGATGTATTTATAGGGATAATAATGCAAAAGGTCTTCGTAGGAGTATATGCCCAACTCCTTGTTGAAAAGTTCCGCCCGCTTGGGACCCACCCCGGGAAGGAACTTGATGTCGCTCATCGAAAGCTCACTCATCGGCCCGTAACAGAATTTCGGCCACGGCCAGGTCGCGCGGCGTGGTAATCTTTATGTTGTCGACTTCGCCCTCGACCAAGGTGACGGCATGACCGGCCGCCTCGACGACCGACGCGTCATCGGTAAACGTTTCGCGGTAAGGGGTGTCATAGGCACGAAGCAGGAGGGCTGAGCGGAAGACCTGGGGCGTCTGCACACTGCGGTACTCGCTACGCGAGACCGCCACACTCCCCCCGCACGCGTCGACGTGACGCAACGAGTCGACCACCGGAATGGCCGGCACCGCGGCACCGTGACAATCGGCCGCAGCAAAAAGCGCTTCGATGAGACGTGCCGACACAAACGGCCGCACCCCGTCGTGCACCCCGATGAGACGCACCTCCGGGGGTACCGCCCGCAAGCCATTGGCCACCGAGTGGAAACGGGTAGCCCCGCCCGAGACGACCCGGTGAGGGAGCGCGAAGTCATAACGGCGGCAGAGCACGTCCCAGTAATCGCGATGAGCCTCGGGCAAAACAAGCACCAGTCCCATCGCGGCATCGCAACGATGAAACGCTTCGAGCGTATGCATGAGCACGGGACGGCCTCCCACGGGAAGGAATTGCTTGGGCAGGTCTTTTCCCATGCGCAACCCTTTGCCTCCGGCAACGACGACCATACACTTGTCCATAATCGAGTCTTTTACTTCTAACAAAAGTAATATAAAAATGGGAACAAGAAAAATATGTCTCTTGTATTTTTGATATAAGCAGCTTGTTATAAATAAAATAAAAGGCCATTTATTCAAAAACGCAGCGTGCGTCATGGCATTTTTTTCGTTCAAAAAGAGGTATATTTCCAGGAGAAATCCTTATCTTTGGAAAATTTGTACCTCGACGTCGGCACGACCCAACCCCTCCCGACCAGGAAAGAGGGGGAATCGTGTGGCTCAAACCTAAGAACCAGATGCAAAAAAGATGAGAAAAAAATCACTTTTATCGACCCTTCTTCCGCTTCTCTTCCTGGGGATAATCACCCCCTCGGGAAACGCACAAGAAATCGACCCCTCCATACAGAAACACATCGCCACGCAAACGCGTAACAATATCATCAACAAAGAACTGCCGTCGATGCTGAGTATCGACGACTCGACCACATACAGCCGCCGCCTCGAACAGGAATACGGCATCGCACCGGCCAGCGACCTCTACGGCGACGTGTGGGTAAACCGCTGGGTGAACCCCTACCGCCGAGCCGGCATACAACTGCCCGACACCTTCGCCATCAACGTGGCCAACTACTGCATGCCCATCACGGGCCGCATCACCTCGGACTACGGGTTCCGCCGCTACCGCATGCACCGCGGTGTCGACATCAAACTCGCGATAGGCGACACCATTCGCGCCGCTTTTGCCGGGCAGGTGCGTTTTACCAACTACGAACGCCGGGGATATGGCTACTATGTGGTGATACGCCACCCCAACGGGCTCGAAACCATCTACGGGCACCTCTCGCGCTTCATCGCCAAAGAGGGCGACATCGTGAAAGTGGGCGACCCGATTGCCCTCGGCGGCAACACCGGCCGCTCGACGGGCGCGCACCTGCACTTCGAGGTGCGCTTCCTGGGGCTCGACCTCAACCCCAATGAGATTTTCGATTTCAAAGCCAACAAGATACGCAACGACATCTTTGTCTTCCGTTCGGCCCCATACCGCGCCGGCACAGAGACCTACTACTCCAACGGCGTGACCTACTCGGTGTATCGGGTGCGTAAAGGCGACACCCTCACCTCGATTGCCCGCAAATACCGCACGTCGATCAACGCCCTCTGCCGGCTGAACAAAATCAGCCCCAAACGCACCCTGCGCATCGGCCAGCCCATTCGCATCGACTGACGCCGCATCACACAAACAAGAAAGAAATACAATCTTAAAAATACTCGATAGTATGCAACAGCCCATCAAAAAAGTCCTTGTGCTCGGTTCGGGCGCACTGAAAATCGGCCAAGCCGGAGAGTTCGATTATTCAGGTTCACAAGCCTTGAAGGCCATGAAAGAGGAGGGAATAAAAACCGTTCTCATCAACCCCAACATCGCTACCATACAGACCTCGGAAGGCATCGCCGACCAAGTCTACTTCCTGCCCGTCACCCCCTACTTCGTAGAGGAGATTTTCAAGAAAGAGCAACCCGACGGCATACTCCTCGCCTTCGGCGGACAGACCGCCCTCAACTGCGGTACCGAGCTCTACAACAAAGGGATTCTGGAAAAATACAACGTGCAGGTGCTGGGCACGTCGGTCGAGGCCATCATGAACACCGAAGACCGCGACCTCTTTGTGAAGAAGCTGAACGAAATCGACGTAAAGACCCCGAAAAGCGTCGCCGTCGAAAACATGGACGACGCCTTCAAGGCCGCACGCACCATCGGGTTCCCGCTGATTATCCGCTCGGCCTACGCCCTCGGCGGCATGGGCAGCGGTTTCTGCAACAACGAAGAAGAGTTGAAAACCCTGGCCGAAAACGCCTTCTCCTACTCCCCCCAAATCCTGGTCGAAGAGTCGCTCAAAGGGTGGAAGGAAATCGAGTTTGAAGTAATCCGCGACAAGAACAACCACTGCTTCACGGTGGCCAGCATGGAAAACGTCGACCCGCTGGGCATACACACCGGCGAGAGCATCGTGGTCGCTCCCACCTGCTCGCTCGACAACGAAGAGCTCACCATGTTGCAAGAACTCTCGCGCAAAATCATACGCCACCTCGACATCGTGGGCGAGTGCAACATACAATACGCCTTCAACTCCGAGACCGACGACTATCGCGTCATCGAAGTCAATGCCCGTCTGAGCCGGTCGTCGGCCCTCGCCTCGAAAGCCACCGGTTACCCCCTCGCTTTCGTCGCCGCCAAACTCGCACTCGGATACACCCTCGACCAAATCGGCGAAATGGGCACCAGCAACTCGGCCTATGTGGCACCGAGCCTCGACTACCTCATCTGCAAAATACCGCGTTGGGACCTCAACAAATTTGTCGGCGTGTCGCGGCACATCGGTTCGAGCATGAAGTCGGTGGGCGAAATCATGGCCATCGGCAAGAGC
Coding sequences within:
- a CDS encoding DUF4369 domain-containing protein, which gives rise to MKLSAYSIFALVILCLTACGGGNDKEQFTITAELDVPDQSYLYFWQEEHKKGISVDSVITEEGKAVFKGTCDQLAHIEVFTEAGERVVSFYAAKGNKIKLKGSIAAPYEIAFSGTPEIEEVGRFRNENSRLLQQLHEGEASFYAHLGDTAREKQLSLCLDTLHTRVIDFARSHPASYASTVLIYDYLLAPGTVKVADSLLRSLAPEAKPVSLLAKAELFIADTQKNPVGKMLPYMTFRTPDDSVINTGGFRRRTTLFTVWASYDSLSRRQMQVVRKLREKHSRYYLNIVSVALDSDESAWREVLRSDTLTGWPQCILKEGWNATQVENLGIQMLPATFVINGNGRIVAKNLYDDALIEAVDKSVEEVGEDKMLDQMAPSRKRRR
- a CDS encoding DUF805 domain-containing protein, encoding MYWYLKCWKQYVDFQGRARRKEYWIFTLINFIIYLLLYILAFSMMFDSSDILFLLASIIFFLYTVATILPSIAVTVRRLHDTGRSGWWYLLNFIPLVGSICLLVLLCLDSEPGENQWGENPKGIEIEKSA
- a CDS encoding O-acetylhomoserine aminocarboxypropyltransferase/cysteine synthase, yielding MNDKPLFNPETLCVQGGWNPKNGEPRVLPIYQSTTFRYSTSEQMARLFDLEENGYFYTRLQNPTNDAVAKKIAALEGGVGAILTSSGQAANFFAIFNICEAGDHFVCSSTIYGGTFNLYGVTLKKLGIDVTFIEPDDDEATIEAAFRPNTKALFGETLSNPGMQVLDIEKFARIAHRHGVPLIVDNTFATPINCRPFEWGADIVTHSTTKYMDGHATCVGGAIVDSGNFDWEAHADKFPGLTRPDESYHGLTYTKAFGKMAYITKATAQLMRDLGSTQSPQNAFLLNLGLETLHLRMARHCENAQKVAEFLRDCPQVAWIHYPGLPGDKYHALAQKYMPHGTCGVIAFGLKGSRQEAIEFMDRLKLAAIVTHVADARTCVLHPASHTHRQLSDEQLIEAGVAPDLIRLSVGIENADDIIADLHQAING
- a CDS encoding YifB family Mg chelatase-like AAA ATPase, encoding MLVKVFGAAMQGIDALTVTIEVNCSQGIHFYMVGLADTAVKESHERIRSALQHNGYKFPHRQLIINLAPADLRKEGSAYDLPLAIGILAAAEEISADKLGRYMIMGELSLDGSILPIRGALPIAILARAQGFEGLIVPRANVREAAVVDRLHVYGVDNIKEVVDFFNGDRELTPTVIDTRAEFFAAQNNFDLDFADVKGQENVKRAFEVAAAGGHNLIMIGPPGAGKSMMAKRIASILPPLTLHEALETTKIHSVAGKMERNSSLLTQRPFRAPHHTISSVALVGGGTFPQPGEISLAHNGVLFLDELPEFSRQVLEVMRQPLEDRKITIARAKYTIEYPASVMLVASMNPCPCGYYNHPEKKCICPPGAVQRYLNRISGPLLDRIDIQVEIVPVPFEKLSDSRQGEPSAAIRQRVIRAREIQSERFKEIPGIYCNAQMNSRLLNTFARPDEAGLALLRTAMTRLSLSARAYDRILKVARTIADLAGSENILAEHIAEAINYRNLDRENWAG
- a CDS encoding methionine adenosyltransferase, whose product is MNYLFTSESVSEGHPDKVADQISDAILDEFLAYDPQSKVACETLVTTGQVVLAGEVKSQAYIDLHEVARRVINRIGYTRSEYKFDGDSCGVFSAIHEQSADINRGVERAEAMNQGAGDQGMVFGYACNETDNYMPLALDLSHLLLRELALLRREKNEMPYLRPDAKSQVTVEYDEQHRPVRIHTIVISTQHDEFIAPTDNTPEAQAQADRKMLDRIADDVRRTLLPRVIAQLPERVQRLFDDRLILHVNPTGKFVIGGPHGDTGLTGRKIIVDTYGGKGAHGGGAFSGKDPSKVDRSAAYAARHMAKNMVAAGIADEVLIQVSYAIGVAQPVSLFVNTYGTSHVALSDAEIACEIGKIFDLRPKAIEERLKLRNPIYEETAAYGHMGRQPRTVHKTFTSRYEKPVETDVELFTWEKLDYVDTLKKAFSL